The following proteins come from a genomic window of Megalobrama amblycephala isolate DHTTF-2021 linkage group LG1, ASM1881202v1, whole genome shotgun sequence:
- the nme4 gene encoding nucleoside diphosphate kinase, mitochondrial: MKMMAVRLALCVHVARAAARTSTRALGIGHARSLSTDTDFSGIKERTLVAVKPDGVQRRLIGDVIKRFEQRGFRLVGLKMLQASDKLLAQHYVSLQRKPFYSSLLYYMTSGPVVAMVWEGHNVVRSSRMLVGDTDPAEAAPGTIRGDFSVHISRNVVHASDSVEGAEREISLWFHRSELIDWEGCDHKIIYHI; this comes from the exons ATGAAGATGATGGCCGTGAGACTTGCTCTCTGCGTCCACGTAGCGCGAGCGGCCGCACGGACTTCCACGCGCGCTTTGGGAATCGGACACGCGCGCAGCCTCAGCACTGACACAG ATTTCTCGGGCATTAAAGAACGGACTTTGGTCGCTGTGAAGCCTGACGGCGTTCAGAGGCGTCTGATTGGCGATGTCATCAAGCGTTTTGAGCAGCGAGGATTCCGATTGGTGGGTCTGAAGATGCTGCAG GCTTCTGACAAGCTTTTAGCTCAGCATTACGTCTCGCTGCAGAGGAAACCCTTCTACTCCAGCCTGCTTTACTACATGACCTCTGGCCCCGTAGTCGCCATG GTGTGGGAGGGGCATAATGTAGTGAGGTCATCCCGGATGCTGGTGGGAGACACTGACCCCGCTGAAGCCGCACCTGGAACTATTAGAGGAGATTTCAGCGTTCACATCAGCAG aaatgTGGTCCACGCCTCTGATTCTGTGGAAGGAGCGGAGCGGGAGATCTCGCTGTGGTTTCATCGCTCAGAGCTCATCGACTGGGAGGGATGCGATCACAAAATCATTTACCACATTTAA